One genomic window of Nicotiana sylvestris chromosome 10, ASM39365v2, whole genome shotgun sequence includes the following:
- the LOC138880111 gene encoding uncharacterized protein, with protein sequence MAAENPFAENQIVVESSHPLYLSPSDNPGTNLVFTLFDGTGYADWRKSMLISLSAKNKVGLINGRLLKPRDDSPYFELWARCNDMVMAWYGQSDVAQSFGLQKKLLETVQGSNDIATYFNNIKAIWDELNALDAKIPCTCVECTCEAKHKNKAIEERQKLVQFLMGLNETYTACRGNIMMMTPTPNIDKAYSLLLQEERQRYIQPTMNSPMDSSSFNASTQKFGQYSG encoded by the exons ATGGCGGCAGAGAATCCTTTTGCTGAGAATCAAATTGTTGTTGAAAGCTCACATCCTCTCTACTTGAGTCCTTCGGATAATCCTGGAACAAATTTGGTGTTCACGTTATTTGACGGAACTGGGTATGCAGATTGGCGCAAATCAATGTTGATTTCTCTATCAGCTAAAAACAAAGTAGGATTGATCAATGGAAGACTTCTCAAACCTAGAGATGATTCCCCATATTTCGAGCTTTGGGCTCGATGTAATGATATGGTAATGGCTTG GTATGGACAATCTGATGTAGCTCAATCATTTGGCctacaaaaaaaattattagaAACTGTACAAGGATCTAATGATATAGCAACCTATTTCAATAATATAAAAGCAATATGGGATGAGTTGAATGCATTGGATGCAAAAATTCCATGTACTTGTGTTGAATGCACATGTGAAGCAAAACATAAGAATAAGGCAATTGAGGAGAGACAAAAATTAGTTCAATTTCTTATGGGACTAAATGAAACATACACTGCTTGTAGAGGAAATATAATGATGATGACTCCTACACCAAATATTGATAAGGCATATTCTTTACTTCTTCAAGAAGAAAGACAAAGATATATTCAACCTACAATGAATTCTCCTATGGATTCGAGTTCATTTAATGCATCAACACAAAAGTTTGGACAGTATTCAGGATAG
- the LOC104242364 gene encoding pentatricopeptide repeat-containing protein At2g26790, mitochondrial: MWVSTIRSASYRYLFKNSYHLIRLKSVSSVAQLSPYFSDSSSDEQNGNTQMKNSTNNILEVNSYWVTEMLNSLKEEPENALLFFRQLKESGFKHDVQTYMAMVRTFCYWGMDMKLDSLFLEVINCGKKDLGFEVSDLFEELVEGLNAEGPNSLVRALDALVKAYASLRMFDEAIDVLFKTKRCGFGLSVLSCNYLMNRLVECGKVDMAVAVYKQLKRIAVKPNVYTYGIVIKALCRKGSLEEAVNVFEEMEKAGETPNEFTYSTYIEGLCSYGRSDLAYDVLRAWKGANLPLDVYAYTAVIRGFVNEKRLQEAEIVLLDMEEQELIPDAFSYGAIIHGYCDAGNITKALDFHDKMEARGIKSNCVIVSSILQCLCKNGKACYVVDQFSSFMKQGIFLDEVAYNVVIDALCKLGRFGEAVKLLDEMKGKKMTLDIMHYTTFINGYCLHGKILDALELFEEMKEKGLKPDVITYNVLAGGFSRNGLVKEALHLLDHMKGQGLTPTTVTHNVIIEGLCVGGYAEEAEAFFSSLEYKSVENYAAMVNGYCELGNTKDAYELFVRLSKQGILIRRNSRLKLLTSLCLEGEYGKAIKLFEIVLTLDDDTCKIMYSKLIACLSSAGDMKRARWVFDNMVWRGLTPDVVIYTMMLNGYCKVNHLQEAVNLFDDMKERGISPDVITYTVMLDGHSKNVKRDRLSSDTGRNGGERKDTWWNNGEKTDPSTFWSEMKEMELKADVICYTVLIDRHCKSDNIDDAIRLFTEMIDRGLEPDSVTYTALICGYCKQGQVEMAKDLVNEMWSKGIQPDSHTISALHHGIIKAKKVHLRHNNNSGKSEVIRSS, encoded by the exons ATGTGGGTTTCAACAATAAGGTCAGCTTCTTATAGATACCTATTCAAGAACAGCTATCATTTAATTCGACTTAAATCAGTTTCTTCAGTAGCTCAATTAAGCCCATATTTTTCGGATTCTAGTTCTGATGAACAAAATGGAAATACCCAAATGAAAAATAGTACCAATAATATTCTTGAGGTAAATTCTTATTGGGTCACTGAAATGCTCAACAGTTTAAAGGAAGAGCCTGaaaatgctttattattttttcgTCAATTAAAAGAAAGTGGGTTTAAACATGATGTACAAACTTATATGGCTATGGTTAGGACATTTTGTTATTGGGGTATGGATATGAAATTGGATTCTTTGTTTTTGGAGGTTATAAATTGTGGAAAAAAGGATTTGGGGTTTGAGGTTTCTGATTTGTTTGAGGAACTAGTGGAGGGGTTAAATGCTGAGGGCCCTAATTCGTTGGTTCGGGCTTTGGATGCATTGGTTAAGGCTTATGCTAGTTTAAGGATGTTTGATGAAGCTATTGATGTGTTGTTCAAGACGAAAAGGTGTGGTTTTGGGCTGAGTGTGTTGTCGTGTAATTATCTCATGAATCGGCTTGTTGAGTGCGGGAAAGTAGATATGGCCGTGGCGGTTTATAAACAGTTGAAGAGGATTGCGGTGAAACCCAATGTGTATACATATGGAATTGTGATCAAGGCATTGTGTAGAAAAGGTAGTTTGGAAGAAGCGGTTAATGTATTTGAGGAGATGGAGAAAGCTGGTGAAACTCCTAATGAGTTTACTTATTCCACTTATATTGAAGGGCTTTGCTCGTATGGTAGATCAGACTTGGCTTATGATGTATTGCGGGCATGGAAAGGAGCGAATCTACCCCTTGACGTCTATGCCTATACTGCTGTAATTCGCGGGTTTGTTAATGAGAAGAGGTTGCAAGAAGCAGAAATTGTTCTGCTTGACATGGAGGAGCAAGAACTGATCCCTGATGCCTTTTCTTATGGGGCTATAATTCATGGTTACTGTGATGCCGGGAATATTACTAAAGCTCTGGATTTCCATGACAAGATGGAAGCAAGGGGTATCAAAAGTAATTGTGTAATTGTCAGCTCAATTCTTCAGTGCTTGTGCAAAAATGGCAAGGCATGTTATGTTGTTGATCAGTTCAGTAGTTTTATGAAGCAGGGTATTTTTCTTGATGAGGTGGCTTATAATGTCGTAATTGATGCCCTGTGCAAACTCGGTAGGTTTGGAGAGGCGGTGAAGTTGCTTGATGAGATGAAGGGTAAGAAGATGACACTTGACATTATGCATTACACTACTTTTATAAATGGGTATTGCCTCCATGGAAAAATACTAGATGCGTTGGAGTTATTTGAAGAAATGAAAGAGAAAGGCTTGAAACCTGACGTTATTACTTATAATGTGCTTGCTGGTGGATTTTCTAGAAATGGCCTTGTTAAAGAGGCACTTCACCTTTTGGACCATATGAAGGGACAAGGCTTGACTCCAACGACTGTCACACATAATGTGATTATTGAGGGCTTATGTGTTGGAGGTTATGCAGAGGAGGCTGAAGCATTTTTTAGTAGTTTGGAGTATAAATCTGTAGAAAATTATGCTGCCATGGTGAATGGATATTGTGAATTAGGCAACACTAAAGATGCCTATGAACTTTTTGTTAGGCTATCAAAACAAGGCATTTTAATTAGAAGGAACTCTCGTTTGAAGCTTCTCACTAGCCTCTGTCTGGAAGGTGAATACGGGAAAGCCATAAAGTTGTTCGAGATAGTGTTGACTTTAGATGATGACACTTGTAAAATAATGTACAGCAAACTAATTGCTTGTTTATCTAGTGCTGGAGATATGAAAAGGGCCAGGTGGGTGTTCGATAATATGGTTTGGAGAGGATTAACGCCTGACGTGGTTATTTATACTATGATGTTAAATGGTTATTGCAAGGTGAATCACTTGCAGGAAGCTGTTAATCTTTTTGATGATATGAAGGAAAGGGGCATTTCTCCTGATGTGATCACTTACACAGTTATGCTTGATGGTCACTCTAAGAATGTAAAAAGAGATCGATTGTCATCAGATACAGGGAGGAATGGCGGAGAAAGAAAGGATACATGGTGGAATAATGGGGAAAAGACAGACCCTTCAactttttggagtgaaatgaagGAGATGGAATTAAAAGCTGATGTTATTTGCTACACTGTTTTGATTGACAGGCACTGTAAATCAGATAACATTGATGATGCTATTCGCCTTTTCACTGAAATGATTGATCGAGGTTTAGAACCTGATAGTGTTACATACACAGCTCTGATATGTGGCTATTGTAAGCAAGGACAGGTTGAGATGGCTAAAGACCTTGTGAATGAGATGTGGAGTAAGGGAATACAACCAGATAGCCATACAATCTCAGCATTACATCATGGCATCATAAAGGCCAAAAAGGTGCACCTTAGGCATAACAATAACTCGGGAAAATCAGAG GTGATTCGATCCTCATAG
- the LOC104242365 gene encoding uncharacterized protein, translated as MEAFTGLSPRINTVVLNKEKNHDPDYQDSQLESTDHNGDYQDRHFDHSMDALEILKETVRILRYNPIGFLSIATLLICPVSAVLLSNVLVDQSIVKKLTIRLLLLAKSSGLPLKPFIKQSCQKFSEMVISAAMCFPLYATLLLLSKAAIVYSVDCTYSRKNFDTRKFYVIVTKIWKRIVMTYMWVCMVISGCLVLFIVLLVAVSSAFSVMGFPPDLILYPAMIVGMIFSIILANAMIICNIAIVISVLEDDSGAQALLRSSSLIKGQTQVGLLIFLGSTIGMAFVEGLFEHRVKILSYGNESSRIWEGPLLVIMYSFVMLVDSMMSTVFYFRCKSYRMEASNEESLPVLEALTISSALEEVQ; from the coding sequence ATGGAAGCTTTTACTGGACTGAGTCCAAGAATTAACACAGTTgtattaaataaggaaaaaaaccATGACCCGGATTATCAAGATTCACAATTGGAGTCCACAGATCATAATGGTGATTACCAGGATAGGCATTTTGATCATTCTATGGATGCATTGGAGATTTTAAAGGAAACTGTGAGGATTCTTAGGTACAATCCTATAGGTTTCTTGTCAATTGCTACATTGTTAATTTGTCCTGTTTCTGCTGTTCTTTTATCTAATGTTTTAGTTGATCAATCTATTGTGAAGAAACTGACAATTAGGTTATTGCTTTTGGCTAAGTCCAGTGGGCTTCCACTTAAGCCCTTTATCAAACAGTCTTGTCAAAAGTTCTCTGAAATGGTGATTTCAGCTGCAATGTGTTTTCCTTTATATGCTACTTTGTTGCTCCTGTCTAAAGCTGCTATAGTATACTCTGTTGATTGCACGTACTCGAGGAAGAATTTCGACACTAGAAAGTTTTATGTTATTGTTACAAAGATTTGGAAGCGCATCGTCATGACTTATATGTGGGTGTGTATGGTGATTTCTGGTTGTCTCGTGTTGTTTATTGTACTTCTTGTGGCAGTGAGCAGTGCTTTCTCTGTAATGGGGTTCCCTCCTGACTTGATTTTATACCCCGCGATGATAGTTGGGATGATTTTCTCTATAATTTTAGCAAATGCTATGATCATTTGCAATATTGCTATTGTGATATCTGTGTTGGAGGATGACTCTGGAGCGCAGGCATTGCTTCGGTCTAGTTCTCTCATCAAGGGGCAAACACAAGTTGGGCTATTGATATTTCTCGGATCGACTATTGGGATGGCATTTGTGGAGGGATTGTTTGAGCATAGAGTGAAGATACTAAGCTATGGAAATGAATCTTCAAGAATATGGGAAGGGCCACTTTTGGTAATAATGTATTCATTTGTGATGCTTGTTGACTCTATGATGAGTACTGTTTTCTACTTCCGTTGTAAATCATATAGAATGGAAGCATCAAATGAAGAAAGTTTGCCTGTATTAGAAGCCTTGACAATTTCTTCAGCATTAGAAGAAGTTCAATAA